The following DNA comes from Simkania negevensis Z.
CTATTTGTCAAATCATTGAGATTTCATTTCCTAGAAATTACGAAAGATCTTCATACATTGAGCTAGCAAGAAGATGTCAAGAGCCTGTATTGACAAGTGAAGGGTATAAGCACCGTTTCGGAACAAGCAAACCTATATCGATTTCGCAGAAATTTTTAACTACAGATGCGATAGATCCATCTATTGAGCATGGGATAAATGGAGTACAAGCTGAAATGAAACAAGACCCCGTCTTAAAGGAGATTGTAGATCAAGTCTTCATTGTTGAAAAAGACACGATGTACACACACTCTCCAGTTTATCATTCAATGAACAACACAGTTTATTTATTTGGTTTTTCTGCTAAAAGGTTCTTAGAAGTGATGAACCGAACTCACAATGAAGAATTTCAAGTTCCAGATCATGACTATTCTGGAGTCCATTGGTTTAGATTCTCCCAAGAGAAGGACTCCAATTATCCAACGAAAATAGAAGATTTTCCTTTAGGGAAACTCGAAAGGAATATTTTAGATGATCACGTAAGCCCGATTAAAGAATGGGTATTAGCTGTGAATCCTTCCTTATTTTGTAATGGATGGACCCTAGGGGAAGGAACGTGGGATATGTTCATCTTAAATAAAAGTGTCTTTCCACCAAATGAAGAGAGCTATTTTAATATGCTTTGCGATCAGTTTGGGTTACTTCCCGACAAAAAAGTGCGCGCAGAGTTTGCAAAAGAGTACGCTTCACTCCTAGGTGAAACTTCAAGTATAGGAGGGTCGTGGTTAAGAAAGCAAAGAACAGAAGACCAGCGCGATATCCCCTTTGGAGATCGAGGAAATAGACAGTTAGGAAGTCTTTTTCAGATTCTCATTCCTAGAACCATTGTAAATGAAGTAGCTTATCCTTGTCGAGATTACGGACTTCCTAAAGATCTAAGTGGCAAAAAAATGACTGAAGTTCATAGCGAAATTCAAGCTAAGCCCCATGAGAATTACTATGTGCAAGCGAGGTTAATGACTTCAGCATTAGTCAACCCGAAAAATCAGATTGTTACGAAAACTTATGGGTTTCCCGCCTTTCTTGAGACCTCGCAGGGTAAAGAATTGGTGAAAAAGTTTGATCAGTTTTTTTTACGGGTAGTGGCTGCAACGGTATCAAAATAGTTAAATTTAGCAATAATCCCAATTACTACTTAGGTCGAGTATTTGAGGTTCTTTTACCCAGTTAAATAGTTTGGCGATTCCAGGGATGGACTCAAACTTTGAAAAAGTTAGTTTAATTACTTTTAGATGAGGAGAAGTCTCTAACATTTTTTCAAAAGGCTCGACAATCTCTTCTGTAATTCCATTTGTCTCTAATGTGAGATAAGTCAGTGTTTTTATGCCTGGAAGGACATTGCTAATAGCAATCATTTGGTCTTTAGTTATTCGTAAATTTGAGAGCTCTAACGATGTTAGTTTTGGATGACTTTGTAGAGTCTTAATTAAGAGTTTGAATTTTGATTCGTCTAATTCAAACCCACCTTGAATTTTTATTTTAGTGATCCTTCCTCGTTCCATTAATTTTACAAGAGCTGAAAAAGTTTGATCAGTCAAATTTACCCAAGAAAATTCAACTTCTGTTTTTTCTCCAATTAAAGCTTCAAGTGTTTCTGTTGGAATGTCGATATGAGAAATGAATGGAAAGGAAAGCCTGTCTATTTTAAACGTTGCTTTTGAAAGAGAGCTTAACCATTGTAAAGCTACTTCAGGTGAAATATTTGAAAAATCAATTGATTGAGAAGATTCTGTCCAACATTTCTCTAAGGCTTGCAAATTCTCTATTGATTGAGTTTTAATGTAATCAACAAGAATTTGATCTGTTAAAACTGTTTTATCATCAGACGGAAAAGAAGAAGTACCATGTGTTGTAGATTCAACTTTTCCATAGGTAGCGCTAACTGACATAAAAACCCCATAAACTTGATTATAAACACCGTAATTCAAAAAATTTTTCACTTCATCTAGTGAAGATTTTCTTGAAAAATTCTCAATAATTGATTCACGAAGTGTATACATTTTATGGCGTTTTTTAATTTTTTTCAAGATTGTGTTCCCTTTTAAAGAGAGTAAAAAAATAGATAGTAAGTTTAGTTTCTATAAAAAAAAGAGATTTGATAATGAAGATAGAAGGAGGTAAATATGTCATATCTTGCGGGGGACATTGGTGGAACAAAAACACACTTGGCATTATACCAAGACCAAGGTGGAAAAACAACCTGTGTCAAAAATCAAAAATTTCCAAGTAAAGATTATCCCAATTTAAGAACTATTGTAAAAAAATTTTTAATTGGTGTTGGTCTCGAAATCGAACGTGCATGTTTTGGAATTGCAGGACCTGTTGAAGATGGAAAAAGCAAAGCAACTAACTTGCCTTGGATCATCGACTCACGCCTGCTCGAAACAGAACTTAAAATTAAAAAAGTTGCCCTCATCAATGATTTAGAAGCTAACGCGTATGGCTTAAAAGTTCTTTCTGAAGACGAATTTTTTGTTCTAAACGAAGGTGATTCCAACGCACAAGGCAATCAAGCGATGGTTTCTGCCGGAACAGGTCTTGGTGAGGCTGGAATTTTCTTTGATGGAAAAGACCATTTTCCATTTGCCTGTGAAGGAGGACACACCGATTTTGGTCCAAGAAATGAAATAGAAGATCAGCTTCTCCACTACCTGCGTAAAAAATTTGAGCACGTTTCTTATGAAAGGATTTTGTCTGGCCCTGGGCTTTACAACCTTTATCAATTTGTCGTGGACACGAAACTAGAAGATGAAGATCCCAAAACTGTTGAACTCATTAATAGCGGAGATTCTCCGCGACTTGTTTCAGAACTTGGTCTCAGTGGTGATTCAGCAGCGTGTGCGAAAACTTTGCAGCTTTTTGCTTCCATTTATGGATCAGAAGCAGGCAATGCCGCGCTTAAGTTTTTTGCACTTGGTGGTATTTTTCTCGGAGGAGGTATTGCTCCTAAAATTTTAGAAGTGCTCAAAAGTGGTCAGTTCATGGATAACTTTAAAGCAAAAGGAAGGTTTGCACAGCTTCTTTCTACGATTCCCGTCAAGGTGGTCCTCAATGATAATACTGCCTTACTTGGTTCAATGTACTATGCGCGTAACCTCATAGAAACAGGAAAAAAATGAAAAAAACATTTACCTTGTTTTTACTATTAGGGACGCAACTTTTTGCTGGAATCGATGAGCGGCTGGAAAAACTCGAGCAGGATATGAATCAAATTTCATTCCAAACGTCAGAAGGAGCCTATGGAGCCTCTTTCCGAAGTGCAAGTCCTGAAGTGGAAGATGACCACCTATTGATCTCTTTCGCTATCCTCTATTGGCACCCAAAGGTGGGGGGTACTGAATATGCCGCAACGAAAAACCTTCCCGTGAATCAACTCCCCCAACGTGGGAGAGTCAAAGATCTCGATCTCACTTGGGCTTGGGGGTTTCGCGCTGGAGTTGGGGGAAAAGTACCACACGATAACTGGGACCTTAACTTCAACTTCACTTACTTTCGCAGTAACGACACTTCTTCGACCCGAAAAACCCCACCAGCAAATGTTTTTGCCCTTGTAGGATTCTTTGGGGGGAATTTCCAACATGCTAAATCCAACTTTCAACTTCTCTATCTTAACTTTGACTTAGAACTTGGTCGAAACTATTTTATCAGCCGCCGCTTAGCATTTCGCCCTCACGTTGGTGCCAAGGCATTGCGCATGCATTTAAGAGAAAAAAGCAAATTTCTTTTCAGTTCTCTTCAACAACAAGGACAACTTGTCGGAGAATTTTACAAAGTTGGCTCTCGCTCAGATTCCGATGGCCTTGGTCCACGTATTGGAGTGCAAGGGTCGTGGTTCTTAGCAGATGGTTTCCGTCTCTTTAGTGAGTTAGCGGGAGCTCTTCTTTATGAGTACGATGAAGTAACCCAACGAGAAAAATCGTCTCCAAATACTTCAACTGACAACACCAACATCAGGCTCATTGGAAACAAACATCACTTCACCCCATTTTTTCAAATGTATTCTGGTCTATCTTATGGGCGCTACTTTCATTATGATAAAGTCTACCTTCTCTTGAAATTTGGCTATGAAGTCCAATACTACTTTCGCCAAAACCAGATGTTAAACCCTAATAACTTCATCTTTGGCCCTAATAACCCTAGGCCTCTTCGTCTCGATTACGAAAGAATAGGAGAAGATGTCTCTTTTTATGGCATCACCTTCTCTGCAAACCTCAGTTTTTAATATTTTTTTCTTTATCAAGAAAGTGTATCTCTTATACCCTCTATCGGGATAGTAAAAAAGATGAGTTTGCAATGAGATGGAATTACTTTTTTCTATTCTTTTTTCTGATTTCCTCTTTCACTTATAGCCTTAATCAAAAAGAATGCGAAAAAATCCATGCCAAGGTGACTCCTCAATGGGAAAAACATCAAAAATTAATAGAGCAATTCAAAAAAGCAGACTCAAATGAAGAACGGTTAAGTCTTTTACAAAGATCTCTTGCATATTGTTTAAAAGCACTGGAATATTGTGAGACTATCCTAAATGATATTGCTCAACAGTCTAAGCCAGAGCGAAAAAAATCCTGGCGTGTGAGACAAAAGAAAGCATGCGAGGAAGATAAAAAAAGTCTCGAGGCAGAAATCAAAGAGTTGGAAAAAGCTATAGAGAGTCTTTTGTCCAACATTGCTTTTGATAAAGCTAAAGCTGTGTTTGAGGAAAGTAGAAAAACAGCCGATCTTGCCAAAAGTAAAGAGGAAACTTTCCCACTTGATTTAAAGAATATCGAAGAAGTTGTTTCAAATTTAAATGAGATAGGAACTTTATATGAAAAAGCAGTAACCCTTGCGCAGGAATCACTTACAGCTTTAACTTCTGCGAAACATTCCCATGAAGAAAGTAAAGTTTTATTGGAACAGACAATAAAAAGCTATGAAGAAGCTGCTAACCACTATAGAAAGGAAGCCAGTGAGTGGCCGGCAAAAGTTTGTGCTCAAATAGAGAAATTGAAACAGCGGATTGCAACTTTACTCGGAGAAATTCAGCTTTGTGCAGACAAAGGTCTCAAACGGGACAGTTATGAATTACAGAAACAGGCTATCTCAATACTAGAAAAGCTCTTAGATAGTTGTGCAAGCGACGAAACTGAATTTTATAGAGAAATGCTTGCAGAATTAAGGCATTCAATCGCAACATTTGAAATCGAATCAGACCAAAGTCGCTTAACGCAAACCTTAACTGAAATACCGCCTTTAGATTTTAAAACAAGAGAGGACCAAAGAAGAGCTACTTTTTTTAAAAAAACTTCATCTCCTGAGATTTTTTTGCAAACGATCTTACACACTGATTCTCCCCACACTGTCATTCCTTTAGATGGTCAAACAAAGAAGAGTGAAGAGAATGAATTTTCCCTTTATACCGAGCAATTTTATCGCTTTCTTATTCAAAATGAGCTGACTGTTACACATCTTCTGGTGAAAGTTTTAAAAGAGGGAAAACTCCTACACAAAGAAAAAGTCGCACTCCCGCTTAAAAATACAACGGGGTGGAACCAGTACATCAAAGCAGATGGAATGGTTTTAATTCCAGAATCAGATTTAAAAAACAATTTTAAGATTGATTTACGCTTAAACTTTGTTTATGACCTTAAAGGCAGTTTTTCAATGATAGTTGCTTTAAAAGGAGTAGATCCTTCCTACCAATTAACAATTTCATTGGACGAAGAAAAAGCGCTTTGTGAATGCACTTTTTTGCAGCCTCCTCCTTGGCAATTAGACGCACTGCGTAAACCTGCTCAATTAAGTATTAATCAGCTTATTGAACAAGAAGCACTATCTTGCTTTCAAAATAAAAATAAATCGGACGGTCGGCCTAGTCCATTAGAATTAATGCAGTACGAAGCTCTTGATCAACTTGTGGCCACACTTAATCGAGATCCTTTGTTAATTGCAGAATATGTTCATCATGAAATAGCTTTTGCTGATCCTCTTTTGATACAAGAAAATGGGGTTTTTCAAGCACCTGGGATTCATAGAAATCCGTATATGACCTATTTAGAAAAAATGGGCTCTCCTTGGGAGCAGTGCCAGCTGCTCGTTTATCTCTTAAGGAAAGCTGGGTATCCAGCTAGTTATGTGATAGGAGATCCTTGCTCGATTCCAAAGGATTTTGCAGAGAAATTGCTTTTTACCAAATTGCCTGAAGGTCAAAATGAAGCTTTATTTCGATACCCTTGGGTAATTTTTTCTGATGGAAAGGAAACGATTTCCTTATTTCCTTGGATGAAAGAGATGCAAGTCTCCGAAGGGTATGATCTGTATGCTTGTATGCCTGACGCATATGCAAGCGCCGATCGTTGGATTTTGCGCTATTTAAAAAGAGATCCTGCCATTACCAAACATGTTGGGCCTGATGAAGATGATACTGCTGGTGTGCTTTTTTCCCGGTTTATTGAAGAAGAACTTAGAAAACAGGGACTTTTTTTAGCAGATGTTGGGGTTAAACATACACAAACTAAACCACACTTTAGTTCTTGGAGAGAATTTCCTCAGCCTCATATCCAAGGAAGCCAGCAAATTTTTGATTTTCTACTTGATCCAAATAAAACTCTATCTTTTGCAATTGTTGAGATTTTTTCGCATACCAATCCGCAAAAATGCTTGGCTCAGAGTTTTCCCCTCGCAAGCTTAACATGCTCAACGCTTCCTATCCGGTTTGTTTCATTAGGAAATAATACTGTTCGCCTATATGTAAGGTTTTTAGACGAACAAGGAGAACATTTTTTAGATTTAGACCAAACAGATCATCTTGTAGATGTCAAAGTAAGCTATAGAGTTCCCATAGGAAGTCTCAACTTTTGCGAGACCAAAACATTATCGATTGCTAAAGGTACAAAAGCGGCTCTTTGTTTTCATTTTGGAGGCGCAACCTCTGAAATCACTTCAAAATTCTATAAACAATTTTCTAATGAAAAAGACGAAAAAAACCGTTTACATGCGCTTCTTTCTTTTGTGGGAGCTGCCTATTTTGAAAAGTGTGGGCGTGCAGAAAAGCTCATTGCCAACTTTCACAAAGTCAGACCCACGACAGTTTTTGCTTTTGGCCTTGCAAAACTTTCTCCAGACACATCAAAAGGTCCCTTTACAGGCGAGCAAGATCTAACTTTGCCTCAAGTAGATATGTTCTCTTTTTCTTCACAGATGATAGATGACCTTTCTTCCTCATGGAACCAAGACTACTATTCAGCTCAGAGACAATTTGAAGTTCTTATAGCGGTGGATGCCTCATCAAATGAACACCAAATCTTACGTGAGGTTTTTAAAGACCCCAATGCTATTTCAACTGTTAAACTTTTACAACTTGCTCATCAAAAACATCAAAAAGAGAAGAAGTTTGGCGAAGGATTTATTGTTTTTACTTCGGAAAGTTTTGAAGCAGCAAATAAAACACCAGAAATCGCACAAGCCCTTTATTTTCCTTACTTAGAAGAGATTAATTTTCATGAAATAAGAAAAAATTTTGCGGAACAATGGAAAGCACTTGAGAGTCTAATCGATCGAAAAATTCCTTTAAGCGATTGGACCTATGGTTATATGACTCCCTCTCCCATTTTGAGTCAAGATGGGACTTACAAAGAAATGGGGACCTTTATTTTGCATCCTCGAACAAATTATGCCTTGATTTCTAACAATAATCTTCTATCCCATGGAGGATTGGGGTCGCCCCTGCCTAGTCATCTTTCTCAGTATGCAATTACCGATTGGAAGCTTATTCCTTCAAGCAACAATTTTAAAAAAAGCTATACTTTGCAATTGCCGGATCATTCAGCTTCTCGCGATCAGTCAATCTTTGAATCGTTACCAGGAACGACAAAGTGGCGCTCCGATGTGAGATTAGAACATAAATCTTGGTTAAATAGTGTTGCAGATCCTGTTGATATCATTACTGGTGCATTTTATATCGATGAGCTGGATCTTTTTCTCCCTGGTTTGTTTCCAATAGAAATCCGTCGGAATTACAATAGTCAAAATCCCCTAATTGGAGATTTTGGTTGTGGATGGAAACTCAGTCTAACCCCCTACCTCGTCGAGCAGGAGAATAAGCGTTATGTTGCTGAGCTAGACGGAACTGTCATCATTTACAATTTTAATCAGCAAAATTCTCGCTGGGAAGTCTACCCTGAAGATAATCCTGACCTTAGCAACTTTAATCAAGATCAAGTTGGAAGTCGGGCAAATCCGTTTCAATCCTACATTGAAAATGACATTCTCTATGGCGTTGATGGCTCTAGGCGATTTTTTAAAGATGGACTACTGGAAAAATGGATTAACCCTCGAGGGGCTATATTAACATTTTCTTACGAAGATCAACGTCTTTTAAGAATAGAAAGCTCTAGCGGGCAGTTCTGTGGTTTTTATTATAATTCTGAGCATAAGATTGCAGAAATTTATGCAAGTGACGGAAAAAGAATTTATTATGATTACAATTCACAGGGAGATCTTATAAAAGTTGTTCTTCCCAATTCTGCCACAGTTACCTATGAATATGATCGAACCCACCGTCTGATGCGAGAGACAAAACCTCATGGAAAGGTTTTAGAAAATATCTATGACGAAGAAGGAAGGGTTAAAGAGCAAAGAACTCCGATGGGCCAACAGCAGAAAATCGTGACGACTGCCACATTTGACTATGGAGACGGGATCACAATTGTGACAGATGCTGGAGGAGGAAAGACAACCTATAAGATTTTTCAAAAACAAATCTATCAAATAGTCGATCCTCTTGGTTATGAAATTCTCCAATCTTGGTACATTGACCAAAATTCATGGTTTGATGCTAAAACAGAGCAAGTTATAAGCTCGAATCAAACAGGCGGAGCGATAAGAAGTGTAAAAGAAACAACCGATAAAAGAGGATTGACCACAACCTATTTATACGATCATCAAGGCAACCCCATACAAATTACCCTTAAGGGAGAAGATTTAACCGGAAATGGTTTAAAAAGTATCAGTAAGACATTTGTCTACAATGAGAATAACCTATGTATTCAAGAAGAGGTTTCTGGACAAAAAACTCTGATCACCTACGACCCACACTTTTCTTATTTGCCCAAAAAGATAGAAAACTACGCTGAAAATAACCTCATTTCCTATCTCCAATTAGAATATAATGATTGTGGCCAAATTGAAAAAGAAGACCGCTGCGGAGCCGGCACTCTTTGGAAATATGATACATGGGGATTTCCTAAAGAAAAAATACAAGCGACTGGAACGGAAGACCCAGATGTGATCACATCCTATTCTTACAATCGCCAAGGACAATGTAACAGAATCACTTCTCATGAAGGTGTTGTAGAAAATCGATATGACATCATGGGAAATCAGGTGGGAACAAAAACCTTTTCTCCAACAGGAGCACTTCTTTCTGCTCTCTATACAAGCTATGATCTCAATAATGCTCCCATTTGGAAGCAAACAGCCAACACTCAAAATACCCTCTATCTTGATTACCACGCTTCAGGTCTTCTTAAAGCGACTAGGCAACAACTTGCCCCAAGCTCAGAAATTGCTTACACTCTTTATGAGTATGATTCCCGGGGATATCTCATTGAAGAGGTTGATTCTTTAGGCTATACGACTTATCGGGATTACGATGCCTTGGGAAGGATAAAATCCGAAACAAAAGAAGGGTATTCGACTCTTTTCACATACGAACCGGGAGGCCTTCTTGAAACAATCACCACACCTTCCGGCACTAAAACAATCTGCCTCTATACGACAAATGGGCTTCTCAAAGAAGAAATCTATCCAGATGGAACAAAGACTTCATTCATTTATGACTTCTTGGGACGTCCTATTCAAGAAACAAAAAGCGGAATCACGTGGGAGATAGACTATGATGATTCAAATCGAAAAGTCATCCACACTCATCCTGAAACAAAAACAACTGAGGTCTATGAGTTTGATCAAAGAGGCAATCTCATCCGCTTCACGGATGCTGCCAATTACGTTACAGAAAAAATTTATGATGGCCTCAATCGTTTAAAAAGTGAACGCTCTCCAACTGGGACACATACAACATGGAATTATCAGAATAACCAGGTCATTTGCACCTTTCCTAATGGAGAAAAAAAGATCGAATATTACGAAGGGGGAAACATCATTAGAACTGAAATATTTGATTGCCAAAATAAGCCTATTGAGATTTCAACCTTTCACTATGACCCCAAGACAGACATTCAACAAGTCACTCAAGGCGAAGAAGTCACCACCACTTGGATCAATGCTCTAGGGCTACCTATCAAAGTTCAAAAAGGAGAAATCATCACAACTTATGAGTATGACGTTTATGGCAATTGCACCATGATGACAGATGGGGAAGGGCAAACAACATCTCAAACATTTGATGGCTTAAAACGGCTCATCCAAAAAGAACTTCCAGATGGGAGTTTTCTTAAATACGACTATGATCTTGATTCGAACTTAGCAGAATATCACCTGCCTAACGGCTCAATTTGGAAAGCTTCCTATGATGTAATGGGCAGGAAGTCTCATGAGGCCCTCCATCAGGGAAAAGAAATCACACAACAGTGGGAATATGTTTACAAAAATGGCTATCTTAAAGAGATGAAAGACCCCATGCATCGCATTCATACTTACCAATATGATGCTTTATGGAGGCTGATCCAAGAAAACGTTGAAGGATGGCAACGAAGCTATACCTATGATGCAAGAAACCTTCTTCAAACCGCAGAGCAAACTGGAACGCAAAATCTCTCATGGATTTCAAGTTGGTTTTATACTCCACGGCAAGAGCATTCTAAAGTTGAACGGTCTTACGATGGTGATAAACAACTCATCAAAGAGTCCATTTATTTAAATGATGAGCTCATTCAAGAAACACATCAACATTGGGAACCCTCTAGCAGAACCTTACAAATCAACGGACATGAAAGAACGCTGACTTACCAAAACGATGAGCTCATTCAAAACACAATAGAAGGATTCAACTTTGACTATACCTATACCCTCAACGGAAAACTTCAAACAAAAACTACCCCCTTGACTCACCAAACAATAGATTATAACGACGCAGGATTTCCCGAAACCCTCACGATACAATTACCCGATACCTCCTACCAAGAAAAACTCAGCTGGAGTCCAACAGGAAAGCTTGCAAGTTTCGCTTCTCCTCGAGAGCAAAAACAATTTACTTACACCTCAATTGGCTATTTAAAATCAGCTGGCACAGAAAACTATGAATTTGACTTTGGAAAAATAGGAACAGGCGTGCGTACAAGTGCGCCAAATCACCAAGTATCAAAAAATGGCTTGGATGCTTTTGGAAGAATCACAGCAGAAACAAATGATAAGTCCTCTTTTGTCACGACATACAATACAATGGGTCAAGTCGTTTGCCAAGGACAACGACAGTATGAATGGGATCCCTGGGGCAGACTTTTGAAAGTTTCAGACGCCACACTTACATGGGAGGCTTCTTATGACGCTTTAGGACGGCGTCTCCAAACCCGCTATGCCCCATATGGAGGTCAAACCCATATAACCACATCCCTCTATGATCCAGAGGAAGAATTCCAAGAAATCGGGATGAAATATGATACAAAAACATTTTGGAAAATTTATGGTCCTAACACCTGTGATGCAATTACAGATGAAACAGGTGCGATTGTTTTTCTCATATACGATGCAACAGATGCACTTGCAAGCATCCTTACAGAAGATAAGACTTACCCTCTTCCTAAAACCTGCACAGCTTATGGCCCCCAAAGGGCACCTTCCCTTCCTTCTGACCTTATCTCCTATGCAGAATCTCTTTTATGGCACAGCATGAGCCAAGATCCTACAGGACTGATTTGGATGGGAAAGAGATATTATGACTCCATCTCTGGTCGTTTCTTAAGTCCTGACCCAATTGGATACCCCATCTGCTTAGACCCTTATGCTTATGCCAACGGCGACCCTGTCAATTATATGGACCCAGATGGGAGATTTTTCTCAGCCGTCTATCAACCTTCCCCCTCTTTTACAATAAATCTCATCAACGCTTTTGCCTCCACGTTTGCAGATCGGGAGATAGGAAAATCACAGCCCTTTCAAATAGGGTCGTTTGACCTTCCCACTGGAGGGATGGGTTGGATTAATGGAATAACAAGTACGTTTTTGAATTCCATAGAAAGCGGAATGCAAATTAGCCGTTATGCTCGAGGGGCTAATATTTACGGGGTCTACAATGCCACACATAAGCTTGCTGCTGACCTTCTTGAATGCGGAGCAGGGTACTATGGGGTGCATACACCACCTGTGCAACATCTTAAGAATGTCTGGCGTCACTTTATACTGACTCATGGGCCAGATGAGAAATTTTTACAAACTTGTCATAGTGGAGGAGCCATCCACGTGAAAAACGCCCTCCTTACTTCTGCAGAATCAGTTAGAAAGCGGATCATTGTCATAGCAATTGCTCCAGGAGCAATTGTTCCAAAAAAACTATGCTTTAAATCATATAATTACATGAGTAAAAGAGACTTTGTGAGTTACTGCGATTTAATTATAGGAGGAAATATAAAATATATAAATGAACTAAAATTGCTAGATCCTCATCCAGATGCGAAATTTTTTGATCATGACTTTTTAAGCCCTACTTTTGCAGATGTAATTCAAGAACGTATTAATGATTATATTCAAAAGTATGGAGGAGGCTTAAAGTGAGACGTTTAATTAAAATTGGGATTGTTTTTACGCTAATAATCGCCTTTCTGGGATGTTCTTCTTTTGGCCATCGATTTGTTGATTATGAGAGAATAGCAGATCGTATCACGGCTAAAACAGCAAAGAAGTTAGAAAAACAAAAGAACCTCCGACTCATAGGAACGGGAGGAGGAATGATGAATGATATTCAAATGATGGAAATGAGTTTTCAGTATTTTCAAGAGGTAGACCTTCAAAAGGCTAGGGAATTAGTAGTTTACGCGGTCAAAGAATACTTAACAGATATCAATAGTAATGAAAAAGTGAGGCCTTATCTTCATGAGTATCCTTTTACAGCGAAAAATGTGGAAATAAGAATCTGGATTTACAATCCAGACAGATCGAGACTTCCTTCGGATAAAATTTATTATATTTCATCTATTGATGGAGTACTTTCTTACTATATTCGAGGCCCTGAAGAGTATTCTCGATTGGCTGTTTGTGAGGA
Coding sequences within:
- a CDS encoding leucine-rich repeat domain-containing protein; its protein translation is MKKIKKRHKMYTLRESIIENFSRKSSLDEVKNFLNYGVYNQVYGVFMSVSATYGKVESTTHGTSSFPSDDKTVLTDQILVDYIKTQSIENLQALEKCWTESSQSIDFSNISPEVALQWLSSLSKATFKIDRLSFPFISHIDIPTETLEALIGEKTEVEFSWVNLTDQTFSALVKLMERGRITKIKIQGGFELDESKFKLLIKTLQSHPKLTSLELSNLRITKDQMIAISNVLPGIKTLTYLTLETNGITEEIVEPFEKMLETSPHLKVIKLTFSKFESIPGIAKLFNWVKEPQILDLSSNWDYC
- the glk gene encoding glucokinase, which translates into the protein MSYLAGDIGGTKTHLALYQDQGGKTTCVKNQKFPSKDYPNLRTIVKKFLIGVGLEIERACFGIAGPVEDGKSKATNLPWIIDSRLLETELKIKKVALINDLEANAYGLKVLSEDEFFVLNEGDSNAQGNQAMVSAGTGLGEAGIFFDGKDHFPFACEGGHTDFGPRNEIEDQLLHYLRKKFEHVSYERILSGPGLYNLYQFVVDTKLEDEDPKTVELINSGDSPRLVSELGLSGDSAACAKTLQLFASIYGSEAGNAALKFFALGGIFLGGGIAPKILEVLKSGQFMDNFKAKGRFAQLLSTIPVKVVLNDNTALLGSMYYARNLIETGKK
- a CDS encoding Lpg1974 family pore-forming outer membrane protein, with translation MKKTFTLFLLLGTQLFAGIDERLEKLEQDMNQISFQTSEGAYGASFRSASPEVEDDHLLISFAILYWHPKVGGTEYAATKNLPVNQLPQRGRVKDLDLTWAWGFRAGVGGKVPHDNWDLNFNFTYFRSNDTSSTRKTPPANVFALVGFFGGNFQHAKSNFQLLYLNFDLELGRNYFISRRLAFRPHVGAKALRMHLREKSKFLFSSLQQQGQLVGEFYKVGSRSDSDGLGPRIGVQGSWFLADGFRLFSELAGALLYEYDEVTQREKSSPNTSTDNTNIRLIGNKHHFTPFFQMYSGLSYGRYFHYDKVYLLLKFGYEVQYYFRQNQMLNPNNFIFGPNNPRPLRLDYERIGEDVSFYGITFSANLSF